The Novipirellula galeiformis nucleotide sequence GCTAGTCGCGATCGATTGCCGCACTCCAGCGCAACTTGCCGAACGCGACGCGGATGAACTGACCGCTGCGATTGCTCGCTATGCTCAAACCAAAGCGGGACAACGCATCCTGCGCAGCAGCACACCGCCGGACGAAACCAATGTCGCACGTTGGATCGCCGAAGCACGCGAATGCTCACAACAACGTGCCGCGTAGACGTTGTGCCCCGACAGGAAATCGCGAGAGAGAAAATCATCGCGACGTCAAAATAACTGAGCGGCCAGGAACCCCGTGCAGATAGGCAGGAGTCTTTCGGTAGATTAGCCGTTTTGGCGTTAGCCACGGTTCAAGCGGTTCAGCCGGTTCAAGCGGGGCTAACGCTGGACCGTGGAAAAGTTGGGGTTGTGTTTTTTTGGGTTTGCGCAATTTTCATCCCGACGGGATGACGGACAGTAGCCGGTGGCTTGAGCGCAGCGAATACCACCGGAAGGACAAAGCCTTCAGGACAAAGATCGCGGAACAAAAATGCCTTCACGAAATGCTCTGTCCATACCAAAGTTTTAGCAGCCCAGGCAAACGCCCAAGTGGCTAATGGGATTTCAGCCATTCATTCCTGCCTACCTGCTTAGTGCTGCGCCGACTGCACGTCTGAGAACTGCACGTCTGAGAACTGCACGTCTGAGAACCTGGGGGATCGGCCCAAGCTTGGGCTGCTAATAAGAGGGTATTGCGGCTGTTTGTGCGTGCGCGGGATTTGTTCCCTACGCCAACGGCGTTAAACAACCTAGCCCAGGAGGTTAAAGCCGAGAATGCCGAAGGCCATCTCGCTGCAACCCTGGGTTGCTTGGAGACCAAGAAACGGCCCGTCACAACTAGGGGACGACAGCACAACTAGGGGACGACAGCACAACTAGGGGCCGACAGGCAACCAGGAGACGACAGCGTCACTTGCAAATTCGGCCGACAAGCAGAATCAAGGCCGCGATTGGCTCGGGTGAACTTAAGCTCACGTGATCTTTGGCTCGCTGCACCCGTAACGTTGTGAACGGGGCATTGCCCACAACCTTTACAAAGTGCAGCGAGCCAAAAATCACGCTGGCCAGCAACCACAGCGTTGCGTTCTCGGCCCGCGACCGAGTTCATGACCGAATCTTAATCACAATCTTAAGCGTTGCCAACGAACCTGCTGGTCCGGCGACACACTGATTTTTCCGCGCCGTTGCGACTCCTTCATCGCGCTGGCCTCTTGCTCTCGCGCGATGGCGATATTTCTAACCAGTTCTTTCGGCTAACAGAAGGCCTATTCACGCATCGGCCCCGTTAATCCTAAAAGTTAATATTGGGCTTCCCAAGCGACGACTACACGCATCTCCCTCAACGGCGTGAAAACCAGCGACGGACGGATTAACCGCCCTCGCAAGCCTACAACCCGAAAAATAGGCAATTCACGCAGAAGTGGCAAGATGGTAGGAGCACTCCGACTTTCTGTATTCCGAGGAACTCGAAGATCCGAAGTTCCTTATCAACGGGACGACGCAACCCGTTTGCCCCAACCAACTTAATGCTAGCGTAATTAACTCAACAGGGATGTTTTACGAATGAGAACGAAGCACACTCCATCGCTTTGGAAGCACACGATCCTAGCGGGACTGGCCACTGGAATCAGCGTCTTCGGTGTCGGATGTGCGTCGTCAAAAACGTCCAACACCGCGCGCACCGGGACCGAACAACTCTTGATTTCCGCGGCAATCGATAGCGCATTCTCCAACGTCCAGTTCAATGAATTAGCGGGCTACAAAGTCTTCATTGACGAAAAGTACCTTGATTCGGTTGATAAAGGCTACTTAGTGGGCACGCTCCGCCACAAAGTATTTGAATCCGGTGGACATCTCGTAACTGCGATGGACCAAGCCGATGTCGTGCTCGAACCGCGCAGCGGGGGTGTCGGCACGGACACCCAAGAGAGTTTTGTGGGGATCCCCTCACTCGGCATGCCAGGATTGCCGATCGAGCTTCCCGAGATCAAGTTTGCATCGCGGAACACGCAAATGGGGACCGCGAAAATCGGTCTGATTTGCTACGACGCCAAGACGGGAACCGCACTGGGAAGCGGGGGTGAATCGACCGCACTGACCCATAACAATGACACTTACGTGCTTGGAATTGGCCCCTTCCGCAGTGGATCGGTCGTCGACCAACGCCAAAAAGCGGTGGGGTACAACGGCGTCGGCGGCAGCATCATGAGCACCGGACAGGTCGCAAAAAGTGCACCGGTGCGGATCATCGATCGCAACGAGGCTGGCGCCCCCTTCACTCCCGCGGCACAAATAGCCGACACTCCCACCCCGACCGATTATTTCAATCGATAACCCAACCGGATTAAACGTGCGATGCACGAGCGATCCGCGACGGCAAGTGAAATCCCGCTGCGTTTGAGCTAAGATGCGTGCGCGGGAATTCACCCTCATCACACGCTCACCCCTCATCCCAATCGAGATTCACATCGTGTCATCCTTAGCTGGAAAAGTCGTTGCAATTACAGGCGGTGGAACCGGTATCGGTGCCGGCATCGCTCGCGGTTTGGCCATGGCGGGTTGCAACGTCGTCATCGGCGGCCGCCGTATTGAGCCGCTCGACGCACTCGCAAAATCGATTCCAAGCGAAAAGCCTGTTTTGACGCATCCCATCGACGTCGCCGAACCGCAAAGCGTCACTGACTTTTTCAGCTTTGTTCGCAACCAAGTGGGCGAAGTGGATATTTTGGTTAACAGTGCGGGAATCAATATCCAAAACCGCACGATGGCCACCATGGTCCCCGAAGATTGGGATCGCGTCATGCAAATCAACACCTCCGGTGCGTATCGATGCATCCTCGAGGTGCTGCCCCCGATGCGTGAGCGACGCGACGGCATCGTGATCAACATCTCGTCGATCGCTGGCAAGCGAGCGATCGCACTGGGCGGCGTCGTTTACTGTGCCAGCAAGTTTGCAATGACCGCACTGGGGACGGCGATCGCCAACGAAGTGCGGCACGAAGGGGTCCGAGTGACTAATGTTTATCCGGGCGAAGTCAACACGCCGATCCTTGATCGACGTCCTGTCCCGGTAACGCAAGCCCACAAAGATTCGATCCTACAACCCGATGACATCGCATCGCTCGTCGTCACGATTTGCCAATTGCCGCCACGCGCCCACGTCCCAGAGATCGTGATTAAACCGACGACACAGGAATGGGTTTAGTAAACGTATTGCAACCCAAAGTGGATGCCATGCACATAAAAGGTCTGGTCGTCCATTTCCGCACTCGGACGCATCGAACCGGTAGGCGTATCGTCAAGGTTCGAGGCGAGTTGATTGTCGATCAAGCCCGAGACCTGAATCGCCTCGGTCATCGCGATGATGTGATAGCCCACCGTCACGTCAAAGCGAGGGAAGTAGCGCCACCCGAGCGACAAGTCGATTTCAGGCACCCAAGCAAACGTATCGTCCGTGCGTGTCCCCGCATTCGTACTGCGAACCAGCAAGCCGGTGGGCCGGGTATCTGTCACCAGCCCATTCTGGGCCTCCGTTTGCCCGGCAAGGCGTGATTCTCGTCGCAAATTCCCCGCCGCGACCTTGAACAAACTGTTGAACGACCAGCATCCTTCGCGATAGCGAGAGGCGATCCCGATCTGGCCGCCGTGGAAGTTGTTCTCGGCATCAAACGAATCGCTGATCGAGATGATCGAGCCCAACGGAGCGGGGCTGCCCGCTGCCGCAGTGGAAGTGCTTGACGTGGTCAAACCTTCGCTCAAGTGCATGTATTGATAACCGTACAACAGATCCACGGTACCACCAAAGCGTGAATACGCGTGCTGGCGAATCGAAAAATCGGCACCGTAAAGTTCGCTGGTCGCGTGCACGTTGGCAAACCCCGACGTGGTGACCCCTGGCGTCGCGACCACTTGAGTGTCCTGTGCGGCAGGGTCGTTCGTCACGTTCAAAAAGGGACGCGTGATGATCGGAGTGGTTAATTGGTCCGCGTTGAAATTGTAAGTTTCGTCGCCTGCACCCCAACCACGAAACACCATGCTGCGGGATCGGCAATCATCCAACCAAGTCCCCAGCGTGATTCGGCCACCCGCGGTCAACTCGTTCAACACCTGGCCGCCGCCCGCCAATACACGCGTGTTAGCATTGGCAAGACTGCCCGGCTTGGTTGCCGAGGCGGGGCCGGTCGTGAATAACGGCGGCAAAAAATCGCCGCTGCGGAACATCAACAACAATTCAAAGTTGGCAAACCACCGATCACGACGGAAGACCAAACTTGCATTGGACCACTGGCCCGAACCACATTGGCCACACCCCAGCGAATCGCAGCCGTAGCCATCGCAGCCGTAGCCATCGCAGCCGTAATGATCGCAGCCGTAGCCTTCCACGCCGCAACCGACTTCGCCATAGCCACCCTGGTGGTAGTCCCCTTCGTAGAACTCACCGCCCTGGTCGGACCATGTTTCAATCGGCGTCGGCCAAGCCTCTCCCTCAACGATCACCTCTTCGCCCACGATCCCGTGCGGCGTTGGATCCATTAAAACGACGTCGTTGTGACCGACTTGGCGAAGTTTGGCTTGACGGGGCACCAACGTTGGCGCCGCCGAACCAGCACTTCTACGATCCTCATCCGTTTGATCTGCAACGTTTCCGTTCGTGTCCTCAAGCGGAACCGCAATCAACTTTGCCGGGGCTGTCGATCGTGTCGCAGTCGTAGTCACAGGCGTAGACGTGGTCACAGGCGCGGGCGAGCGTTGATTGCGAATCACTTCGCCCCCTTCGCTCGAGGGCGACTGAGCCACATCGTCGGTCGCAACCGCCATGGGAGGACGATAGACGCCTCGATCGGGCTTTTTGGTACGCACCTGCGCATTCGCCGCCGGTCCCCCCACAAGTACGCTAGCAATTAGTGGCAGCAATAGCAGTGGGGAAAGAGGGGAAAGGCAGTTTGTACGCGGCAACTTCATTGCTTTTCTTCCGACACTTTGAACGAACCATCATCACTGGGAACTGCGAATGCACAGTGACCCTATGTGCTGTTTCGACAAACCGGGTCGTGCCGGTTGAGCAATTCTGGGAAGCTTTGACGGTTATTCGGATTTGGCAGGCCCAAATGGGCCCTCCGTAGACGCAGTCCCTCGCTAACGCTTTGGGGTGCGATGTAAATCCGGGTACATCACTCCCTAGCCGAAACGCTTCGTTGAATGAGCGGTGCAGGCATTCTTTTTGGGGGAGCGGAAGCAAAGATGTGCATCAACGCAAACGCGGCAGCACCCCCAGTGGAGCACTACCGCGCGTGAAACTTGTTAAGAACTTAGAGGGACCGTCTCTACTCGGGCAAACGTCCCTGCTGGATTGCGGGGAAATCCCCCGTCAAGCCTTCGACCATGAATGCCACCAAATCGGCCTTTTCTTGCTCGGTCAAATTCAGCGGCTTGATTTTGTCACTGAGCGACTCGTTCTTGTGGCCACCTTTGTCGTACCACTGGACCACTTCTTCGAGCGTTTTCTGGCTTCCATCATGCATGTAGGGAGGTGACGACGCCGCGTTTCGCATCGTCGGAGTCTTGAAGGCGCCGCGATCCTTGGCATCCTTGCTGATTTCAAAACGTCCCAGATCAGGTTTCTCGGCGTCCATCCCCACCCCGATATTGTGGTATTGCTCGTCCGTAAAGTTTCCACCCGCGTGACACGCGGTGCAGTTCGCTTTGCCAAACGTCAACTTCATTCCCCGTTTTGCCGATTCGCTCATCGGATGCTCGGCTGAATCCTTCTTTAACGCATCGTATTGCTTCTTGAGCTCGGGTTCCTCGTCTAAGAACTCCAAGTCATCGGCAAACGTTTCCTCGAACTGGACCAACGGAGCATAGTAGTCATACGGTGCCGGCCCGGTCACGATCGCACGTTCAAAGGCAGCGAGCGCTTTCCCGACGTTATCGATACTCAAACCATCGCTGAAGATCGCATCGAATTGCAACTTGTACCCTTCAATGCCTGACA carries:
- a CDS encoding DUF6655 family protein yields the protein MRTKHTPSLWKHTILAGLATGISVFGVGCASSKTSNTARTGTEQLLISAAIDSAFSNVQFNELAGYKVFIDEKYLDSVDKGYLVGTLRHKVFESGGHLVTAMDQADVVLEPRSGGVGTDTQESFVGIPSLGMPGLPIELPEIKFASRNTQMGTAKIGLICYDAKTGTALGSGGESTALTHNNDTYVLGIGPFRSGSVVDQRQKAVGYNGVGGSIMSTGQVAKSAPVRIIDRNEAGAPFTPAAQIADTPTPTDYFNR
- a CDS encoding SDR family oxidoreductase, which translates into the protein MVSSLAGKVVAITGGGTGIGAGIARGLAMAGCNVVIGGRRIEPLDALAKSIPSEKPVLTHPIDVAEPQSVTDFFSFVRNQVGEVDILVNSAGINIQNRTMATMVPEDWDRVMQINTSGAYRCILEVLPPMRERRDGIVINISSIAGKRAIALGGVVYCASKFAMTALGTAIANEVRHEGVRVTNVYPGEVNTPILDRRPVPVTQAHKDSILQPDDIASLVVTICQLPPRAHVPEIVIKPTTQEWV
- a CDS encoding BBP7 family outer membrane beta-barrel protein; this encodes MRTKKPDRGVYRPPMAVATDDVAQSPSSEGGEVIRNQRSPAPVTTSTPVTTTATRSTAPAKLIAVPLEDTNGNVADQTDEDRRSAGSAAPTLVPRQAKLRQVGHNDVVLMDPTPHGIVGEEVIVEGEAWPTPIETWSDQGGEFYEGDYHQGGYGEVGCGVEGYGCDHYGCDGYGCDGYGCDSLGCGQCGSGQWSNASLVFRRDRWFANFELLLMFRSGDFLPPLFTTGPASATKPGSLANANTRVLAGGGQVLNELTAGGRITLGTWLDDCRSRSMVFRGWGAGDETYNFNADQLTTPIITRPFLNVTNDPAAQDTQVVATPGVTTSGFANVHATSELYGADFSIRQHAYSRFGGTVDLLYGYQYMHLSEGLTTSSTSTAAAGSPAPLGSIISISDSFDAENNFHGGQIGIASRYREGCWSFNSLFKVAAGNLRRESRLAGQTEAQNGLVTDTRPTGLLVRSTNAGTRTDDTFAWVPEIDLSLGWRYFPRFDVTVGYHIIAMTEAIQVSGLIDNQLASNLDDTPTGSMRPSAEMDDQTFYVHGIHFGLQYVY
- a CDS encoding cytochrome-c peroxidase, with product MRHPISAKYLSFVLTLVSTLAVGTSASVRAETAAADASQEVTLGEGSLLLGIPGEGDLTVAELKLWLAKPENHAELKVKLPLGLDAASANVSIPPDNPMTRAKIELGRQLYFDPRLSSDATVSCASCHDPDQGYAANTQFGVGVREQEGGRNSPVSYNRIVSKAQFWDGRAASLEEQAVGPIANPIEMGNTHEGCIECLSGIEGYKLQFDAIFSDGLSIDNVGKALAAFERAIVTGPAPYDYYAPLVQFEETFADDLEFLDEEPELKKQYDALKKDSAEHPMSESAKRGMKLTFGKANCTACHAGGNFTDEQYHNIGVGMDAEKPDLGRFEISKDAKDRGAFKTPTMRNAASSPPYMHDGSQKTLEEVVQWYDKGGHKNESLSDKIKPLNLTEQEKADLVAFMVEGLTGDFPAIQQGRLPE